One Scyliorhinus canicula chromosome 12, sScyCan1.1, whole genome shotgun sequence genomic region harbors:
- the LOC119974898 gene encoding sialic acid-binding Ig-like lectin 13 gives MIGKSYFLLSLLQVGLSKEWNSDAPREVTAQEGLCVWISCNYSYPSDLANQPRDGIWYNGRIQSSSSIAFHSKNHSHESPRFRHRTRLSGDLKDGDCSLIINNVTREDAGSYFFRIEFDHPNMYNYHPVTQINVSDFTDKPRIFPAEIIAGKRVDISCTFNTTCSGTTPVLTWDTPTDVPGSVSNTVTQHGVTLTYTSVLTLTPSLRHHGQTLTCRVRYPSVSSERPLRLTVQYAPQNLSITSLEMIDASSINIIEGTSTVIICSVESFPTSILTWRHLNVTMNRTSSNNELWLVVPHVTSRDTGDYECVAENEHGAVEGSITITVERRDSKNWTVGLITAGIILSCFLAGMLIFVYVRNTWDESRCSCFHSQGHTDKPDNLLYATINFSKRPNGDGTVHRSEVTEYAEIRFKRK, from the exons ATGATCGGGAAATCTTACTTCCTCCTGTCACTTCTCCAAG TTGGACTGTCAAAAGAGTGGAACAGTGATGCTCCGCGAGAGGTGACAGCGCAGGAAGGTTTGTGTGTCTGGATTTCATGTAATTACAGTTATCCATCAGATTTGGCAAACCAACCACGAGACGGAATCTGGTATAATGGCAGGATTCAGTCGTCATCGTCTATTGCCTTTCACTCCAAGAATCACAGTCACGAGTCACCACGCTTCCGCCATCGGACCCGGCTGTCTGGAGACCTGAAAGATGGCGACTGTTCCCTGATTATAAACAACGTCACACGGGAAGATGCAGGATCTTATTTTTTCAGAATAGAATTTGACCACCCCAATATGTACAACTACCATCCTGTAACCCAGATTAACGTTTCTG ATTTCACAGATAAACCCAGGATATTCCCTGCTGAAATTATTGCAGGAAAGCGTGTGGACATaagctgcaccttcaacacaacgTGCAGTGGAACAACACCTGTCTTAACCTGGGACACTCCCACTGACGTACCTGGATCAGTCTCAAACACAGTAACTCAGCATGGCGTCACTCTGACCTATACTTCTGTTCTGACCTTGACCCCATCACTCAGACACCACGGACAAACTCTCACCTGTAGAGTGAGATATCCATCTGTTTCATCGGAGCGGCCCCTCAGACTAACTGTGCAAT ATGCACCACAAAATCTCTCAATTACTTCTCTTGAAATGATTGATGCATCATCCATCAATATAATTGAGGGTACCTCTACAGTGATAATCTGCTCTGTCGAAAGCTTCCCAACTTCTATCCTGACGTGGAGACATCTTAATGTCACAATGAACAGAACAAGTTCCAACAATGAGCTGTGGTTGGTGGTTCCTCACGTTACATCCAGGGACACTGGAGACTATGAGTGTGTGGCAGAGAATGAACATGGAGCAGTGGAGGGATCCATAACCATCACTGTGGAAC GTAGAGACTCTAAAAACTGGACAGTAGGATTGATCACGGCTGGGATCATCTTGAGTTGTTTCCTGGCTGGAATGTTAATCTTTGTGTATGTGAGAAA TACCTGGGATGAGAGTCGCTGCAGCTGCTTTCACTCGCAAGGGCACACCGACAAACCCGATAACCTTCTCTACGCCACAATCAACTTCTCAAAGAGACCCAATGGTGACGGGACTGTCCACAGGAGCGAGGTCACGGAATACGCAGAGATCAGATTCAAGAGAAAATGA